A genomic region of Mesorhizobium sp. NZP2077 contains the following coding sequences:
- a CDS encoding AraC family transcriptional regulator, with product MQPQLDQSRIVFGGNGEGGLGLNSICEISRDRKMRSDDGAPGSASGPSPTRQPALNVKGGLSARSARRVQEFLDENFTRKLALAEMAAVCGLSPYHFMRAFSRTFGMPPHQYVLDLRLDFAERLLADSRMAIADIAHLAGFSSQSHFTTVMKKYRQVTPLQARVGKLNSKFR from the coding sequence ATGCAGCCACAGCTCGATCAATCACGAATTGTTTTTGGGGGGAACGGGGAGGGCGGTCTCGGGTTGAATTCCATCTGCGAAATATCAAGGGACCGAAAGATGCGGTCTGATGATGGCGCTCCGGGTTCGGCGTCCGGACCCAGTCCCACGCGACAGCCGGCGCTGAACGTAAAAGGCGGGCTTTCCGCCCGCAGCGCCCGCCGCGTGCAGGAATTTCTGGACGAGAATTTTACGCGGAAGCTCGCGCTTGCCGAGATGGCCGCAGTCTGCGGGCTTTCACCCTATCACTTCATGCGGGCCTTCTCGAGGACGTTCGGGATGCCGCCGCATCAATATGTCCTCGATCTGCGGCTGGACTTCGCGGAAAGGCTGCTTGCCGACAGCCGCATGGCGATCGCGGATATCGCCCACCTTGCTGGCTTTTCAAGCCAGAGCCATTTCACCACCGTCATGAAGAAATACCGGCAGGTGACGCCATTGCAGGCGCGGGTGGGCAAGCTTAACTCGAAGTTTAGATGA
- a CDS encoding invasion associated locus B family protein: MKGLAALTCLALCGGFAPAAGQVSAPAAGQVSAPYRIKPSDVVLPPDVKLGTYQRTIRPFENWTLICDENLKARKKVCNVSQVIEDASGKMAFSWSLAATQDGKPYMILRTAPNARSDGLVSLKFDGLGQAIDVHLNGCNEMVCVGMLPVGPVMRQQISKNATPAISYPTVDGKTITVTAATLKGLTEALSPVK; the protein is encoded by the coding sequence ATGAAAGGACTTGCCGCACTGACTTGCCTGGCGCTCTGCGGCGGCTTCGCGCCGGCCGCCGGGCAGGTTTCCGCGCCGGCTGCAGGACAGGTTTCCGCGCCATACAGGATCAAGCCGTCGGATGTGGTGCTGCCGCCCGACGTGAAGCTGGGGACCTATCAGCGCACCATCCGTCCGTTCGAGAATTGGACGCTGATCTGCGACGAGAACCTCAAGGCCCGCAAGAAGGTCTGCAACGTCTCGCAGGTCATCGAGGATGCGTCGGGCAAGATGGCGTTCAGCTGGTCGCTTGCCGCCACGCAGGACGGCAAGCCCTACATGATCCTGCGCACCGCACCGAACGCCCGAAGCGATGGGCTGGTGTCGCTGAAGTTCGATGGGCTGGGCCAGGCGATCGACGTTCACCTGAACGGCTGCAACGAAATGGTCTGTGTCGGCATGTTGCCGGTCGGGCCGGTCATGCGCCAGCAGATCTCAAAGAACGCGACGCCGGCGATCTCCTATCCGACCGTCGACGGCAAGACGATCACCGTGACCGCAGCAACACTCAAGGGGCTGACGGAGGCCCTTTCGCCAGTCAAATAA
- a CDS encoding phosphatidylserine/phosphatidylglycerophosphate/cardiolipin synthase family protein, producing MYETIASHWTQILAIISVVMATVGIAHAVMTKEDVRAATGWVGVMVLSPILGVLIYAVAGINRIRRATITAQRPLAGDAVSAKHERDIPAEKALIVERYGQRFTGLRTLGDRVARRALNPGNAIDVLETGDEAYAAMCAAIDGAKRSVLLETYIFDNDAVGLLFVESLAGAVRRGVTVRVLIDAVGARYSVPSILGHLRRANITADVFNGNIVMGLRLPYANLRTHRKILVVDGTVAFTGGMNIRKGFSEEFAGSNSARDTHFKVTGPVVADLFSVAAEDWRFSTNEALKGDAWRIAPLSPAAGQPMLVRAVASGPDASNETNHKLLIGAFSVARKSIRLMSPYFLPDRELISALITAARRGVEIDVVVPAVNNLFLVDRAMTAQFDQILKNYCRIWRTEGPFDHSKLLSIDGVWAYVGSSNLDARSLRLNFEIDLEILDAGFAREIEARIGSAIETAIPVTLDALRARPFIIRLFDRILWLGSPYL from the coding sequence ATGTACGAGACTATTGCGAGTCACTGGACCCAAATCCTGGCGATCATCTCTGTGGTGATGGCGACTGTTGGCATCGCCCACGCCGTCATGACCAAGGAGGATGTGCGGGCCGCCACCGGCTGGGTCGGCGTCATGGTGCTGTCGCCGATCCTTGGCGTGCTGATCTATGCCGTGGCCGGCATCAACCGCATCCGCCGCGCCACGATCACAGCACAGCGCCCGCTTGCCGGCGACGCAGTATCCGCCAAGCATGAGCGAGACATCCCCGCCGAGAAGGCGCTGATCGTCGAGCGTTACGGCCAGCGCTTCACCGGCCTGCGGACACTGGGCGACAGGGTGGCGCGGCGCGCGCTCAACCCGGGCAATGCCATCGACGTGCTGGAGACCGGCGACGAGGCCTATGCCGCCATGTGCGCGGCGATCGATGGCGCCAAGCGCAGCGTCCTGCTCGAGACCTATATTTTCGACAATGATGCCGTCGGCCTGCTTTTCGTCGAATCGCTGGCCGGTGCCGTGAGGCGCGGCGTCACCGTTCGCGTGCTGATCGACGCCGTCGGCGCCCGTTACTCCGTCCCCAGCATCCTCGGCCATCTGCGCCGCGCCAACATCACCGCCGATGTCTTCAACGGCAACATCGTCATGGGCTTGCGCCTGCCCTACGCCAACCTGAGAACCCACAGGAAGATCCTGGTGGTCGACGGCACGGTTGCCTTCACCGGCGGCATGAACATCCGCAAGGGCTTTTCCGAGGAGTTCGCCGGATCGAACAGCGCCAGGGACACGCATTTCAAGGTCACCGGACCTGTCGTCGCCGACCTGTTCTCGGTTGCCGCCGAAGACTGGCGTTTCTCCACCAACGAAGCGCTGAAGGGCGATGCCTGGCGAATTGCCCCGCTGTCGCCGGCAGCCGGCCAGCCGATGCTGGTACGGGCGGTCGCATCCGGGCCGGATGCCAGCAATGAGACCAACCACAAGCTGCTGATCGGAGCCTTCTCGGTTGCGCGCAAGTCGATCCGCCTGATGTCGCCCTATTTCCTGCCGGACCGGGAACTGATCAGTGCCTTGATCACCGCCGCCCGGCGCGGCGTCGAGATCGATGTCGTGGTGCCCGCGGTGAACAATCTCTTCCTTGTCGACCGCGCCATGACCGCGCAATTCGACCAGATCCTCAAGAACTATTGCCGAATATGGCGAACGGAGGGCCCATTCGACCATTCCAAGCTGCTTTCGATCGACGGCGTGTGGGCCTATGTCGGCTCGTCCAACCTCGACGCCCGATCGCTGCGGTTGAATTTCGAGATCGATCTGGAGATCCTCGACGCAGGCTTTGCCCGCGAGATCGAAGCCCGGATTGGATCAGCAATCGAAACGGCTATCCCTGTGACGCTGGACGCCTTGCGGGCCCGGCCGTTCATCATCCGGCTTTTCGACCGTATCCTGTGGCTGGGATCGCCCTATCTCTAG
- a CDS encoding calcium-binding protein: protein MTDNQISSGQISSGLLVQRRAAYFAGQWIAGADHGSRSVRRRLMAVLRMAHRVLGMRRKGSGLGMLGMGRIVAAALGVIALGGLATPALAQYAAGGGTANTAGSVAVGPSATTNGLRGVAIGSGATQAGIDSIAQGTNASAGSQNAVAIGFGTIASALNSIYLGSRTAAGTGATATSAIGIGTDVTASQVDAIAVGRSSVASAQYSVALGLNAKATGAGGAMALGQGTVSSSVNSVALGVQASATGGGANALGTFSVASGGNSTAVGTSSSATGGLSFAGGWSAVASADSAVAIGKSANAAGLNSTALGSSTNASADFSLALGNQAVSSGVGSMAAGSGAQATGVSATALGNNAAATAANASALGLGATAGGVDGTAVGKQANASAQDAIAMGTTSKASGTASTAVGNVAVASGANASSFGSGATAAGDNSLAAGVSASAGGAGSTALGIGANASATSAIAVGNNAKANSAEAVAMGTNAVATGGKAVSIGSGNTAYGDGAVSIGDPSYASGTGAFTGGANNIANSDGTATATAANQAAGAVAIGNNNKAIGQGSVALGNGSTAGAAGLAGNVALGNGATAAASSGDVALGSGSVTAVAVGTSGTTIGGTAYSFAGTTPTSTVSVGSGTNQRTITNVAAGRIAGNSTDAINGSQLFATNQALQSAIAGAASHYVSINDGGTATGNYSNNGATGAQSVAIGTNAGATGGRAIASGSSAKALGDFASAYGDNASATTAGTAIGGGTNASNQFAFAGGFQSTASGVSSAALGLHANATADNAIAIGTSTTANAVDAVAIGDSSTATGATSTALGSGASASGGRAIASGSGAKALGNFASAYGDNASATTAGTAIGGGTNASNQFAFAGGFQSTASGVSSTALGLHANASADNAIAMGTDTIANSADAIAIGHGSAAAGGKATAIGAGNTAYGDGAVAIGDPSYASGTGAFTGGANNIANSDGTTSATAANMAAGAVAIGNNNKAIGQGSVALGNGSTAGAAGLAGNVALGDGATAATSAGDVALGSGSVTTAAVGTASAVINGTTYAFQGTNPTSTVSIGAPGAERTLTNLAAGRISALSTDAVNGSQLFATNQAVDAIGTTLNNINVGGGIKYFHANSTLPDSQALGTNSVAVGPNAVANNAGDVAIGLNSASGATTAVGGATIGGVNYTFAGTTPAGAFSVGSAGAERQIQNVAAGQLNGGSTDAVNGSQLFATNQQVTQNTTDIAANTADIANIGGSVTNLGNTISNIAGDTSTAYTDANGVGIRYARTNETGLAQTDSFAQGVGSTAVGYQATATGVSGLALGRDTLASIDGSVALGSGSVSDRALAPASGQIAAGPSNFIQYNTTDKTLLGAVSVGTATSYRQITNVADGTQAQDAVTVRQLQGAIASVSVTSTKYFHANSAAGDSLAVGAESVAVGPTTVVNGDNGIGIGNGAIVDQTAPGGTAIGQNAHVMLADGLALGTNSLASGIQSVALGAGAQSTFINSVALGAQSITSVGAQTGYTAFGLTAPQTSVGEVSIGAAGAERKLTNVAAGSANTDGVNVSQLRGVSQNISNLFGGGTTVNPDGSITGPTYTIQGNNYSTVYDGFTAVNNALTNISNGGGIKYFHANSTLADSTASGTDSVAIGPASVASGTNSLAAGNGSTATGQGAVALGQGAKANNANDVALGSGAVSQAAVGTSSTVINGKTYAFAGTTPVGTVSVGAAGAERTITNVAAGRVNANSTDAINGSQLYATNTAVEDLKSGLGSLTQNAVTYDTNPDGSKKNSITLQGGDVNAPVVISNVGPGVKGNDAVNVNQLNQGLATSINTSNTYTDKVAATTLQQANNYTDQKLSQLNSDLGGIRDEARQAAAIGLAAASLRYDDRPGKLSVAAGGGFWRDSSALAFGAGYTSEDGRIRGNVSGTAAGGHVGVGAGISFTLN from the coding sequence ATGACCGACAACCAGATTTCGAGCGGCCAGATTTCGAGCGGCTTGCTTGTTCAGCGTCGCGCGGCGTATTTCGCCGGGCAGTGGATCGCGGGGGCCGATCACGGCTCGCGCTCGGTTCGCCGCCGCCTGATGGCGGTGCTGAGGATGGCTCACCGTGTGCTTGGCATGCGCCGCAAGGGATCTGGGCTCGGCATGCTCGGCATGGGCAGGATTGTGGCCGCGGCGCTTGGTGTGATCGCACTCGGAGGCCTCGCCACGCCGGCGCTGGCGCAGTATGCGGCCGGTGGCGGCACGGCAAACACCGCCGGCTCGGTGGCGGTCGGTCCGTCCGCGACTACGAATGGACTGCGGGGTGTCGCGATTGGCTCTGGAGCAACTCAGGCCGGAATAGATTCGATCGCCCAAGGCACCAATGCCAGCGCCGGCAGCCAGAATGCCGTCGCGATCGGCTTTGGAACGATCGCCTCCGCGTTAAACTCCATCTATCTTGGCTCGCGGACAGCTGCTGGAACAGGTGCCACTGCCACGAGCGCCATCGGCATCGGTACGGATGTCACGGCATCCCAGGTCGACGCCATCGCGGTAGGACGTTCATCCGTTGCTTCGGCACAATACTCGGTGGCTCTCGGCCTGAACGCGAAAGCCACGGGCGCAGGCGGCGCGATGGCGCTGGGCCAAGGCACGGTCTCAAGCAGCGTCAATTCGGTCGCGCTCGGCGTCCAGGCTAGCGCCACCGGGGGCGGCGCCAACGCCTTGGGCACCTTCTCTGTTGCTTCGGGAGGGAATTCCACCGCAGTCGGTACCAGTTCGTCCGCCACCGGTGGCTTGTCATTCGCCGGAGGCTGGTCGGCCGTCGCCAGCGCGGACAGTGCCGTCGCCATAGGCAAGTCGGCCAATGCGGCAGGGCTGAACTCGACAGCGCTCGGCTCCAGCACCAATGCCTCGGCCGATTTCTCATTGGCGCTGGGTAACCAGGCTGTGTCGAGCGGAGTAGGCTCGATGGCAGCGGGCTCGGGGGCCCAAGCCACGGGCGTGTCCGCCACCGCACTTGGCAACAACGCCGCGGCGACCGCCGCGAACGCAAGCGCGCTGGGCCTGGGCGCCACTGCGGGCGGTGTAGACGGTACGGCGGTCGGCAAGCAAGCCAACGCGAGCGCACAAGACGCCATCGCCATGGGTACTACCTCAAAGGCAAGTGGCACTGCCAGCACAGCGGTTGGCAACGTCGCCGTCGCCAGCGGCGCAAACGCCTCCTCGTTCGGGTCGGGAGCAACTGCGGCAGGAGACAATTCTCTCGCTGCCGGCGTCAGCGCCAGCGCTGGTGGGGCAGGCAGTACCGCACTCGGCATCGGCGCCAATGCGTCGGCGACGAGCGCCATCGCTGTCGGCAACAATGCCAAGGCCAATTCTGCCGAAGCGGTCGCCATGGGCACCAATGCGGTGGCGACCGGCGGCAAGGCGGTGTCGATCGGCTCCGGCAACACCGCCTATGGTGACGGCGCGGTTTCCATCGGTGATCCCAGCTACGCCAGCGGCACTGGCGCTTTCACCGGCGGCGCCAACAACATCGCCAACAGCGACGGCACGGCAACCGCCACCGCCGCCAATCAGGCCGCGGGTGCTGTCGCCATCGGCAACAACAACAAGGCGATCGGGCAAGGCTCGGTGGCGCTGGGCAACGGCTCCACCGCGGGCGCGGCCGGCCTTGCGGGCAATGTCGCGCTGGGCAATGGCGCGACGGCGGCGGCAAGCTCGGGCGACGTGGCGCTCGGCTCGGGGTCGGTGACCGCTGTCGCGGTCGGCACCAGCGGCACGACGATCGGCGGCACGGCCTACAGCTTCGCCGGCACGACGCCGACCAGCACCGTCAGCGTCGGTAGCGGGACCAATCAGCGCACCATCACCAATGTTGCGGCAGGACGAATCGCGGGCAATTCGACCGATGCGATCAACGGCTCACAGCTGTTTGCGACCAATCAGGCATTGCAGTCGGCCATCGCCGGGGCGGCGTCGCATTATGTCAGCATCAATGATGGCGGCACGGCGACCGGGAACTACAGCAACAATGGCGCGACGGGCGCCCAGTCCGTGGCCATTGGCACCAATGCCGGCGCGACGGGCGGCCGCGCGATTGCGTCCGGCAGCAGCGCGAAAGCCCTGGGCGACTTCGCGTCGGCTTATGGCGATAATGCCAGCGCGACCACCGCGGGTACCGCCATCGGCGGAGGCACCAACGCCTCCAACCAGTTCGCCTTCGCCGGGGGGTTCCAATCCACGGCGTCCGGGGTTTCGTCCGCGGCACTGGGCCTGCACGCCAATGCGACCGCCGACAACGCGATCGCCATAGGCACGAGCACGACCGCCAACGCCGTCGATGCCGTCGCCATTGGCGATAGCTCGACCGCGACCGGCGCCACCTCGACGGCTCTCGGCAGCGGTGCCAGCGCGTCGGGTGGCCGGGCGATTGCGTCCGGCAGCGGGGCAAAAGCGCTGGGCAACTTCGCGTCGGCTTATGGCGACAACGCCAGCGCGACCACCGCGGGTACCGCCATAGGTGGAGGCACCAACGCCTCCAACCAGTTCGCCTTCGCCGGGGGGTTCCAATCCACGGCATCCGGGGTGTCATCCACGGCATTGGGTCTGCACGCCAATGCCAGCGCCGACAACGCGATCGCCATGGGCACGGACACGATCGCCAATTCCGCCGATGCCATTGCCATCGGCCACGGCTCGGCCGCGGCCGGCGGCAAGGCAACCGCGATCGGCGCCGGCAACACCGCTTACGGCGACGGCGCGGTGGCCATCGGCGATCCCAGCTATGCCAGCGGCACCGGCGCCTTCACCGGCGGCGCCAACAACATCGCCAACAGCGACGGCACGACCAGCGCCACCGCGGCCAATATGGCGGCGGGCGCTGTCGCCATCGGCAACAACAACAAGGCGATCGGGCAAGGCTCCGTGGCCCTGGGCAACGGCTCGACGGCGGGTGCCGCCGGTCTTGCCGGCAATGTCGCGCTGGGCGACGGCGCGACGGCGGCGACAAGCGCCGGCGACGTGGCATTGGGCTCGGGCTCTGTGACCACTGCAGCGGTCGGTACGGCAAGCGCTGTGATCAACGGCACGACCTACGCCTTCCAAGGCACCAATCCGACCTCGACGGTCAGCATCGGCGCACCCGGTGCGGAACGCACGCTCACCAATCTGGCGGCGGGGCGGATCAGCGCGCTGTCGACCGACGCGGTCAACGGCTCGCAGCTCTTCGCCACCAACCAGGCGGTCGATGCCATCGGCACCACGCTCAACAACATCAATGTCGGCGGCGGCATCAAGTATTTCCACGCCAATTCGACCTTGCCCGACTCCCAGGCGCTGGGCACCAATTCAGTCGCCGTCGGCCCGAATGCGGTGGCCAACAATGCCGGCGATGTGGCGATCGGCCTGAATTCGGCGTCGGGTGCGACGACCGCCGTTGGCGGCGCAACGATCGGCGGGGTGAACTACACCTTCGCCGGCACCACGCCGGCCGGAGCGTTCTCGGTCGGGTCGGCTGGAGCCGAGCGCCAGATCCAGAATGTTGCTGCCGGACAGCTGAACGGCGGCTCGACCGACGCGGTCAACGGCTCGCAGCTCTTCGCCACCAACCAGCAGGTCACGCAGAACACGACCGACATTGCTGCCAACACCGCCGACATTGCCAATATCGGCGGTTCCGTGACCAATCTCGGCAACACGATCAGCAACATCGCCGGCGATACCTCGACCGCCTATACCGACGCCAATGGCGTGGGCATCCGCTACGCCCGCACCAACGAGACGGGATTGGCGCAAACCGATTCCTTCGCGCAAGGGGTCGGCTCCACCGCCGTCGGCTACCAGGCGACCGCGACCGGCGTCAGCGGGCTGGCGCTTGGCCGCGACACGCTGGCCAGCATCGATGGCAGTGTGGCGCTCGGTTCCGGCTCGGTTTCCGATCGCGCCCTGGCTCCGGCCAGCGGCCAGATAGCGGCCGGTCCTTCCAACTTCATCCAGTACAACACCACCGACAAGACATTGCTCGGCGCCGTTTCGGTCGGCACGGCCACATCCTACCGCCAGATCACCAATGTGGCTGACGGCACGCAGGCGCAGGACGCGGTGACGGTCCGCCAGCTGCAGGGAGCGATCGCATCCGTCTCGGTGACGTCAACCAAGTATTTCCATGCCAATTCGGCGGCGGGCGACTCGCTTGCGGTCGGTGCGGAATCGGTTGCGGTCGGCCCGACGACGGTCGTCAACGGCGACAACGGCATCGGCATCGGCAACGGCGCCATCGTCGACCAGACCGCTCCCGGCGGAACGGCCATCGGCCAGAACGCGCATGTGATGCTGGCCGACGGCCTTGCACTCGGCACCAATTCGCTGGCGTCCGGCATCCAGTCGGTGGCGCTCGGCGCCGGCGCCCAGAGCACCTTCATCAACAGCGTCGCGCTCGGCGCGCAGTCCATCACCTCGGTCGGCGCTCAGACCGGCTATACGGCCTTTGGCCTCACTGCTCCGCAGACATCGGTCGGCGAAGTGTCGATCGGCGCAGCCGGGGCAGAACGCAAGCTCACCAATGTCGCGGCGGGTTCTGCCAACACTGATGGTGTCAACGTCTCCCAGTTGCGCGGCGTGTCGCAAAATATCAGCAACCTGTTTGGCGGCGGCACCACGGTCAATCCAGACGGCTCGATCACCGGTCCGACCTACACCATCCAGGGCAACAACTATTCGACCGTCTATGACGGCTTCACGGCCGTCAACAACGCGCTGACCAACATCTCGAATGGCGGCGGCATCAAGTATTTCCACGCCAATTCGACGCTGGCGGACTCCACAGCAAGCGGGACCGACAGCGTGGCGATCGGACCGGCGAGCGTGGCCAGCGGCACCAACAGCCTTGCCGCCGGCAATGGTTCCACTGCCACCGGCCAAGGCGCGGTGGCGCTCGGCCAGGGCGCCAAGGCCAACAACGCCAATGATGTGGCGCTGGGTTCGGGCGCGGTGTCGCAGGCCGCGGTCGGCACCTCCAGCACCGTCATCAACGGCAAGACCTACGCCTTCGCCGGCACCACCCCGGTCGGAACCGTCAGCGTAGGCGCTGCCGGCGCCGAACGGACGATCACCAATGTCGCCGCCGGACGGGTCAACGCCAACAGCACCGATGCGATAAACGGTTCGCAGCTCTACGCCACCAACACGGCGGTCGAGGATTTGAAATCGGGCCTCGGATCGCTCACCCAGAACGCGGTGACGTATGACACAAATCCGGACGGCAGCAAGAAGAACAGCATCACGCTGCAGGGCGGGGACGTGAACGCGCCGGTCGTCATCTCGAATGTCGGACCCGGGGTCAAGGGCAACGATGCGGTCAATGTCAACCAACTGAACCAGGGCCTGGCCACGAGTATCAACACGTCCAACACCTATACCGACAAGGTGGCCGCCACGACCTTGCAACAGGCCAACAACTACACCGACCAGAAGCTCAGCCAGCTCAACTCGGACCTGGGCGGCATACGCGACGAAGCCCGGCAGGCGGCGGCAATCGGGCTCGCCGCTGCCTCGCTGCGCTACGACGACCGGCCCGGAAAGCTGAGCGTTGCGGCGGGTGGCGGCTTCTGGCGGGATTCGAGCGCCTTGGCCTTCGGCGCCGGCTACACCAGCGAGGATGGCCGCATCCGCGGCAATGTGTCCGGCACTGCCGCGGGTGGGCATGTCGGCGTCGGCGCCGGCATCAGCTTCACCTTGAACTGA
- a CDS encoding SDR family oxidoreductase, with protein MIVYDFTGRHAVVAGAGGGMGEAIALALLGAGASVTAIDVKARPASLAAYDDRLTFAQGDLTDAAFVEQVVGTAGRARGGIDYLANVAGVLWFGRDKSALEMDLDVWDEVFRINLKSFVHTARSVVPHMRAGGRGGAMVHFSTIQWYRGDPKPQDAYQASKAGVCALSKSLAMQLAGERIRSNAICPGMALTPLQARWDTEEKRSAVAEYTPLGRIGTPQDMANAALFLLSDAASYITGIELAVDGGLLMRM; from the coding sequence ATGATCGTTTATGATTTCACGGGCAGGCATGCGGTCGTCGCCGGCGCGGGCGGCGGCATGGGCGAGGCGATCGCACTCGCTTTGCTCGGCGCCGGCGCGTCCGTCACCGCCATCGACGTCAAGGCCCGTCCAGCGTCGCTGGCCGCCTATGACGACAGGCTGACCTTTGCCCAAGGGGATCTCACTGACGCCGCCTTCGTCGAGCAGGTCGTCGGCACGGCGGGCCGCGCACGCGGTGGCATCGACTATCTCGCCAATGTTGCCGGCGTGCTCTGGTTCGGCCGCGACAAGTCGGCGCTCGAAATGGACCTCGACGTCTGGGACGAGGTCTTCAGAATCAACCTGAAATCATTCGTGCACACCGCACGCTCGGTCGTTCCGCATATGCGCGCCGGCGGGCGCGGCGGCGCCATGGTGCATTTCTCCACCATCCAGTGGTATCGCGGCGATCCGAAACCGCAAGATGCCTACCAGGCTTCGAAGGCAGGCGTCTGCGCGCTCTCCAAATCGCTGGCCATGCAGCTTGCCGGCGAGCGCATCCGATCCAACGCCATCTGCCCCGGCATGGCGCTGACCCCGCTGCAAGCGCGCTGGGACACCGAGGAGAAGCGCTCGGCCGTGGCCGAGTACACACCGCTCGGACGCATCGGTACGCCGCAGGACATGGCCAACGCCGCCCTGTTCCTGCTCTCCGACGCTGCGAGCTACATCACCGGTATCGAGCTTGCCGTCGATGGCGGTCTGTTGATGCGCATGTAG
- a CDS encoding endonuclease/exonuclease/phosphatase family protein gives MRMNERSLPASMLLSIRDRRMQKANAAAHKATATTGTLVASYNVHKCIGVDRKFDPERTSRVIREIDPDVIALQEADNRFGDRDGLLDLPRLERETGLVPVPISATGKGHGWHGNVLLFKKGVVRDVHQIRLPGLEPRGAVVAEIDLDGNRTLRVIAAHLGLLRHSRSQQARVVLDIMSSADEKPTLLLGDLNEWRLGNRSALNTLHSTFGPQPPAVPTFPSNLPLLALDRIMTNRHGMIAAVEAHDTPLSRVASDHLPLTAFVRL, from the coding sequence ATGCGGATGAACGAACGCAGCCTCCCCGCCTCCATGCTTTTGTCCATTCGCGACAGGCGGATGCAGAAGGCAAACGCCGCTGCGCACAAGGCGACCGCGACCACCGGAACGCTGGTCGCTTCCTACAACGTCCACAAATGCATCGGCGTCGACCGCAAATTCGATCCCGAACGGACCAGCCGCGTCATCCGCGAAATCGACCCGGACGTCATCGCCCTGCAGGAGGCTGACAACCGCTTCGGCGACCGTGACGGACTTCTCGACCTGCCCCGCCTCGAGCGGGAAACCGGCCTGGTGCCGGTGCCGATTTCAGCCACCGGCAAGGGCCATGGCTGGCACGGCAATGTCCTCCTGTTCAAGAAGGGCGTCGTCCGCGACGTGCATCAGATCAGGCTTCCGGGCCTGGAGCCGCGCGGCGCGGTGGTGGCGGAGATCGACCTCGACGGAAACCGGACCTTGCGCGTCATCGCCGCCCATCTCGGTCTGCTGCGCCATTCGCGCTCGCAACAGGCCCGCGTCGTGCTGGACATCATGAGCAGCGCCGACGAGAAGCCGACGCTCCTGCTTGGCGACCTCAACGAATGGCGGCTCGGCAACCGCTCCGCGCTCAACACGCTGCATTCGACGTTCGGGCCGCAACCACCGGCGGTCCCCACCTTCCCCTCAAACCTGCCGCTCCTGGCGCTCGACAGGATCATGACCAACCGGCACGGCATGATCGCAGCCGTGGAAGCACACGACACGCCGCTTTCGCGCGTCGCCTCCGACCATCTGCCGCTGACGGCCTTCGTTCGTCTATAG
- a CDS encoding AraC family transcriptional regulator, giving the protein MKNADEARESGVSRGVDRTARYVLDIIPESAGPRRATARGSVIHSVRGPGSQTFLAKEHSAGIVLRPGRKFRASLGSDKITEYDAPVGCLIINPAGVDSTFAWSQTRENAVVSISPEALSELAAHESDRADVDLAPPAFGTVDLRALNIAQMITAELTGTLPPNELYLDSLLTVFGVHLLRTYTSRSRQAVLPKGGLSAIGARRVREYLDENFVRKVMVAELALVAGVSPNHFIARFASTFGMPPHRYLINLRLDFAEKLLVDGELAIAEVAYLAGFSDQSHLAATMKKYRGRTPTMTAYAPGRN; this is encoded by the coding sequence ATGAAAAATGCGGACGAGGCTCGGGAGAGCGGCGTTTCCCGGGGCGTCGATCGGACAGCCCGATATGTCCTGGACATCATTCCAGAAAGTGCCGGCCCCAGACGCGCCACGGCGCGCGGCAGCGTCATCCATTCCGTCCGCGGTCCCGGGTCGCAAACTTTCCTGGCCAAGGAACATTCCGCGGGAATTGTGCTGAGACCGGGACGCAAATTCAGAGCCTCGCTCGGCAGCGACAAGATCACCGAATACGATGCGCCGGTCGGATGCCTCATCATCAATCCCGCGGGGGTCGACAGCACCTTCGCCTGGTCGCAGACCAGGGAAAACGCCGTCGTCTCCATATCGCCGGAAGCGCTGTCGGAACTGGCCGCGCATGAGTCCGATCGCGCCGACGTGGATCTTGCGCCGCCTGCGTTCGGTACGGTCGATCTAAGGGCCCTCAATATAGCCCAGATGATCACCGCCGAGCTGACCGGGACGCTGCCGCCGAATGAGCTCTATCTGGATTCGCTGCTCACGGTGTTCGGCGTGCATTTGCTGCGCACCTACACGAGCCGCAGCAGGCAGGCCGTGTTGCCCAAAGGCGGGCTCTCCGCCATTGGTGCTCGGCGTGTGCGCGAATATCTCGACGAGAACTTCGTGCGAAAAGTCATGGTCGCCGAGCTGGCGTTGGTCGCGGGGGTTTCCCCCAATCATTTCATCGCAAGGTTCGCCAGCACGTTCGGCATGCCGCCGCATCGCTACCTGATCAACCTGCGCCTGGACTTCGCCGAAAAGCTGCTCGTTGACGGCGAGCTAGCAATCGCCGAAGTCGCCTACCTCGCAGGGTTTTCGGATCAGAGTCATCTGGCCGCAACCATGAAGAAATACAGGGGCAGAACACCGACCATGACCGCATATGCGCCAGGCAGAAACTGA